A stretch of the Desulfobacter sp. genome encodes the following:
- a CDS encoding M20 family metallopeptidase, which translates to MTLKIIDYIHENKAGLFQLLEELVLIQSYSRNKKGVDRVGEQIAKQMTQIGFSCEFTQEKDLGNTLIARSPKASGQQGQEQILITGHMDTVFPEDTSFNWYKESDTQCFGPGVADMKGGLVVGIFALKALVHLGLAKNKPITFIFNSDEEIGSPTSRELIRKEAQKSKLGLVLEAGGMNNEIVTGRKGNLSVDLTVKGQAGHAAFAGKNKASAIVELAHKTLAIEAINQPEKGISANVGTINGGIGPNTVPDLARAGVDFRFLTDKDARQVQENLDRIVQHQRVPNTRSEMRVVSSRPPMPQTLANQDLFKTIEGLAHTLKTPVIPELRQGVSDANIIASQGIPVIDGLGPQGEKDHSEDEYIKKASLWERSILFATILNAL; encoded by the coding sequence ATGACCTTGAAAATAATTGACTATATTCATGAAAACAAAGCAGGGCTTTTTCAGCTGTTGGAAGAACTGGTTCTGATCCAGAGCTACTCTCGAAACAAAAAAGGCGTAGACCGTGTAGGTGAACAGATTGCAAAACAGATGACCCAGATCGGTTTTTCCTGTGAATTCACCCAGGAAAAAGACCTTGGCAACACCCTCATTGCAAGATCACCCAAAGCATCCGGTCAGCAGGGACAAGAGCAGATTCTAATCACAGGTCATATGGACACGGTCTTTCCCGAAGATACGTCATTTAACTGGTACAAGGAAAGTGACACCCAATGTTTCGGGCCGGGCGTGGCAGACATGAAAGGGGGACTTGTGGTGGGGATATTCGCCCTTAAGGCCCTTGTTCATTTAGGCTTGGCCAAAAATAAACCCATCACCTTTATATTCAACAGCGATGAAGAGATAGGCTCTCCGACCTCCAGGGAACTGATCAGAAAAGAGGCCCAAAAATCAAAACTTGGCCTTGTGCTTGAAGCCGGCGGGATGAACAATGAAATTGTCACCGGTCGAAAGGGTAACTTATCCGTTGATCTCACGGTCAAAGGCCAGGCCGGTCATGCGGCATTTGCAGGAAAAAACAAGGCCAGCGCCATCGTTGAATTGGCCCATAAAACCCTTGCCATTGAAGCCATTAATCAGCCTGAAAAAGGCATTTCAGCCAATGTGGGTACCATCAACGGCGGCATCGGACCCAACACGGTTCCCGACCTGGCCAGAGCAGGCGTTGATTTCAGATTTCTCACTGACAAGGATGCCCGCCAGGTCCAAGAGAACCTTGATCGGATTGTCCAGCATCAGAGGGTTCCCAATACCCGGTCCGAAATGAGGGTGGTGTCCAGCCGGCCGCCCATGCCCCAGACCCTGGCAAACCAGGACCTGTTCAAAACAATTGAAGGGCTGGCCCACACCCTTAAAACCCCGGTTATCCCTGAGCTTCGCCAGGGCGTATCAGATGCCAATATCATTGCAAGCCAAGGCATCCCAGTGATCGACGGTCTAGGCCCCCAAGGGGAAAAAGACCATAGTGAAGACGAGTATATTAAAAAAGCCAGCCTCTGGGAACGAAGTATTTTATTTGCCACCATCCTCAACGCCCTCTAA